A part of Periophthalmus magnuspinnatus isolate fPerMag1 chromosome 14, fPerMag1.2.pri, whole genome shotgun sequence genomic DNA contains:
- the nufip2 gene encoding FMR1-interacting protein NUFIP2, translated as MEEQPRDRAQDKLYPQHGVDRQSIQHTAALKHDQSHIQRQHQETHTKKTGYSKLNSNEEKEKNFNSSDIVGMSHPTNGNGSRLASTVTVKQKSSQRLYMTVPKTSSKSLDHKRNMDLKNDKALELNHHDDQSVDKKDTVLLQNGIVNCGILTNGFSSKDNDGSGSDGGYTTPKKRKARCNNVKSTDNVTREKDMQQANSMQEPGAFNLDSNEKLVASRLETVKAPAAARRAVSSDALVGESQRKNIDSKSVGTFSKKTEERHKAKLSSPSKEDSWTLFKPPPVFPVDNSSAKIVPKISYASKVKENLNKVAQSAGEGLPPPVRLSQVPMSAMKTITSASFTNGPVSGNSCPSVGTFFTPAASSIPPAPSVPGGENVASSLESNCSSTSSPIDGEAYDIRKCTLLIYPLNMQPVLPSARHLDPPAAQTNQKALGDIFQNQWGLSFINEPNLGPDGASGQVPAEEDSSASAAQSQCQPCFENTSLLSDPAMLAQDSERRTRTSSSPVCVSNEEGKLQQGGQDKTKEEGKTACSAVGLGKDTGAKCAQGPVTTVLFGSVKESAHFKDNGRRCSWGSFDIKAAVMYHTKEMEIILNLQKQDPKRVVVYSGSKDGPGQ; from the exons ATGGAGGAACAGCCCAGAGATCGGGCACAAGACAAACTATACCCCCAACACGGCGTGGACAGACAGTCAATTCAACACACAGCTGCTTTAAAACATGATCAGAGCCACATCCAGCGCCAGCATCAGGAAACGCACACGAAGAAAACAG gtTATTCAAAATTAAACAGCAACGAGGAAAAAGAGAAGAATTTTAACTCATCTGATATTGTTGGCATGTCACATCCCACCAACGGCAATGGTAGCAGACTTGCGAGTACTGTAACTGTGAAGCAGAAATCATCACAGAGGCTGTATATGACTGTCCCCAAAACAAGCAGCAAATCTTTGGATCACAAGAGAAATATGGACCTTAAAAATGACAAGGCCTTGGAATTAAATCATCATGATGACCAATCTGTGGATAAAAAGGACACCGTGTTACTTCAAAATGGCATTGTAAATTGTGGCATTCTTACAAATGGCTTTTCTAGCAAGGACAATGATGGAAGCGGCTCTGATGGTGGATATACAACTCCCAAAAAGCGGAAGGCCAGATGTAACAATGTCAAGAGCACTGACAATGTGACGCGTGAAAAGGACATGCAACAAGCCAATAGCATGCAGGAGCCCGGGGCTTTCAATCTGGACTCAAATGAGAAGTTGGTTGCTTCTCGACTGGAGACAGTCAAAGCTCCTGCCGCTGCTCGGAGGGCTGTTTCCTCGGACGCTTTAGTGGGAGAATCGCAGAGGAAAAACATTGATAGTAAATCAGTTGGCACCTTTAGTAAAAAGACTGAGGAAAGGCATAAAGCCAAACTGTCCTCCCCTTCAAAAGAGGACTCTTGGACTTTGTTTAAGCCCCCTCCAGTATTTCCTGTGGACAATAGTAGTGCTAAAATTGTTCCTAAGATCAGTTATGcaagtaaagtaaaagaaaaccTCAACAAAGTAGCTCAGTCTGCAGGAGAGGGACTGCCTCCTCCTGTTCGACTGTCCCAGGTCCCCATGTCTGCTATGAAAACTATCACCTCAGCTAGCTTTACTAATGGTCCTGTTTCTGGGAATAGTTGTCCTTCTGTGGGCACCTTCTTTACTCCTGCTGCTAGTAGTATTCCACCAGCCCCATCTGTCCCAGGTGGCGAGAATGTAGCATCTTCTCTGGAAAGTAATTGTAGCTCTACAAGTAGTCCTATAGATGGAGAAGCGTATGATATTAGAAAATGTactcttttaatttaccctttAAATATGCAACCTGTGCTCCCTAGTGCTCGCCACCTTGATCCGCCAGCTGCTCAGACAAATCAGAAAGCCTTAGGAGACATCTTCCAGAATCAGTGGGGGCTCTCCTTTATCAATGAGCCCAATTTGGGTCCTGACGGAGCAAGTGGACAGGTGCCTGCAGAGGAAGACTCCTCTGCGTCTGCAGCTCAAAGCCAGTGCCAGCCCTGCTTTGAGAACACGTCCTTGCTCTCTGATCCAGCCATGTTGGCCCAGGACTCCGAGAGAAGGACTCGCACTTCTTCCtctcctgtctgtgtctctaATGAAGAGGGAAAACTCCAACAGGGTGGTCAGGACAAGACAAAAGAGGAGGGCAAGACTGCCTGCTCTGCTGTGGGCCTGGGGAAAGATACCGGTGCTAAATGTGCCCAGGGCCCTGTGACCACTGTGCTGTTTGGCTCTGTCAAAGAGTCGGCTCACTTTAAAGACAATGGCAGGAGGTGTAGCTGGGGCTCCTTTGACATAAAAGCTGCTGTCATGTATCACACTAAAG AAAtggaaattattttaaacttgcAAAAACAAG ATCCAAAAAGAGTAGTGGTTTATAGTGGGTCCAAGGATGGACCTGGCCAGTGA